From a region of the Mercurialis annua linkage group LG1-X, ddMerAnnu1.2, whole genome shotgun sequence genome:
- the LOC126665869 gene encoding gibberellin 3-beta-dioxygenase 3 has translation MMIPISHFPLTRQQPKSFIPIMFNPIKENPNLDHILPLDFTAVQTLPDSHKWTTTNNTAHSPELTSGIPIIDLTDQNADTLIRQACEKWGMFQVTNHGIPFDLFDKVETQTRYLFALPANRKLLVARSPEGLSGYGQARISSFFTKEMWYEGFTIIGSPAEHATKLWPNQNTLFCEVMEKYQKEMKALSERIIVLICKSLGLNPEDLDCLFRPNNESNNNQGVLQLNSYPMCPDPERAMGLAPHTDSSLLTILHQGGVSGLQVYGEEIGWVAVHPVEGALVVNLGDLMHIISNGRFKSAEHQAVVNKTRHRISAAYFYGPPTDVKISPLKKLIDFDHPMMYRPVTWKEYLDAKALYFHKALEIIKT, from the exons ATGATGATACCCATCTCTCACTTTCCATTAACTCGTCAACAACCCAAATCTTTCATACCGATCATGTTCAATCCAATCAAAGAAAACCCTAATCTTGATCATATTCTCCCTCTAGACTTCACTGCTGTTCAAACTCTTCCTGATTCCCACAAATGGACTACTACTAATAACACAGCTCACTCACCGGAATTAACCTCCGGTATTCCGATCATCGACCTTACCGACCAAAATGCAGATACACTCATAAGACAAGCGTGTGAAAAGTGGGGTATGTTTCAGGTGACTAACCACGGCATTCCCTTTGATCTTTTTGACAAAGTTGAGACGCAAACTAGATATTTGTTTGCTTTACCTGCTAACCGGAAGCTACTCGTTGCTCGGTCGCCGGAGGGGCTATCGGGTTATGGCCAGGCTCGAATCTCATCTTTTTTTACCAAGGAAATGTGGTATGAAGGTTTCACCATTATCGGTTCTCCGGCCGAGCATGCTACCAAACTTTGGCCTAACCAAAACACCCTTTTCTG TGAGGTAAtggaaaaatatcaaaaagaaaTGAAGGCACTAAGCGAGAGGATAATTGTGCTGATTTGCAAATCATTAGGCCTGAATCCAGAAGATCTGGATTGCCTATTCAGGCCCAACAACGAATCCAATAACAATCAAGGTGTGCTCCAATTGAACTCGTACCCAATGTGTCCGGACCCGGAGCGAGCCATGGGCCTGGCCCCTCATACAGACTCATCCTTACTCACTATACTGCACCAGGGTGGGGTCAGTGGTCTCCAAGTCTATGGAGAAGAGATTGGGTGGGTTGCAGTCCACCCAGTGGAAGGTGCACTTGTGGTCAATCTTGGTGATTTGATGCACATAATCTCCAATGGTAGGTTCAAAAGTGCAGAACATCAAGCGGTTGTGAATAAGACACGTCATCGTATTTCAGCTGCTTATTTTTATGGCCCTCCTACGGATGTGAAGATCTCACCGTTGAAGAAGCTGATAGATTTTGATCATCCAATGATGTATCGTCCTGTGACGTGGAAAGAGTACCTTGATGCCAAGGCATTGTATTTTCACAAGGCTTTAGAGATTATCAAAACTTGA